A portion of the Stigmatella aurantiaca DW4/3-1 genome contains these proteins:
- a CDS encoding glycoside hydrolase family 97 catalytic domain-containing protein, translated as MTQIIRAVFWVIGLLVLIPADAGAQWTVSSPNGSTHIAISLNTSTGALSYSVTQGGAVVIENSALGLSTSAGDFSSGLSFVSRSNTVINESYSLPGRKKASYLNSANEAVLRFSKGGQELHLAVRAYDDGIAYRYRVPGSGALLIYSEGSSFNLPDTATGYAQTYVSNYEGFYPARGNFSSGSFGMPVLASVGSRWLLLAESDIGGSYHTAQLTGGSGNHLRLAWPTATSVSTSRQFNSPWRLAIIGSLANIVESSLVENLSTPSQLADTSWIRPGRSGWSWRAGGNQADDNTHAAFVDSASAMGWEYYLVDDGWQASWVPSLVSYATSKNVGIWLWVNDEDVKSETQMRTLFSRWAGWGVRGVKVDFFDGDTQVTMQLYEKLAQVAAENRLLVNFHGCTKPNGLGRKWPNVLTQEAVFGAEQGELSAAHHLSLLFTRGAIGPMDYTPGAYSNSGGQTTWAHQTALPVLFASYIQHYSDHGAMYRNSIAREFLRALPPAWDDTRLLEGNPSQYATLARRRGNDWYVGTIASGTARTAVIPLSFLTAGTNYTAHVYMDGTSDNDIAYQVQQVASTSVLNIPVRANGGAAIRITAQNVPVVPSAIYKIINRQSGKALAVQNASRSDTAEVIQWAYVDSTTNDEWRLVDSGGGYYDLVNRNSGRTLDVSGASTAAGAHLIQYTSRGSANQQWQFVEAGGGYVGIVSRSSGMAVDVEGASMADGANVIQWPWSGGANQQWQLVQVGSVP; from the coding sequence GTGACGCAAATCATCCGTGCGGTCTTCTGGGTCATCGGTCTGCTGGTGCTGATTCCCGCCGATGCGGGGGCCCAGTGGACCGTGTCCTCGCCCAACGGCTCAACCCACATCGCCATCAGCCTCAACACATCCACCGGCGCCCTGAGTTACTCCGTCACGCAGGGCGGTGCCGTGGTGATCGAAAACTCCGCGTTGGGGCTCAGCACCAGCGCCGGAGATTTCTCGAGCGGTCTGAGCTTCGTCAGCCGGAGCAACACCGTCATCAACGAGAGCTACTCCCTGCCCGGACGGAAGAAGGCCAGCTACCTCAACTCCGCCAACGAGGCGGTGCTGCGCTTCTCGAAGGGCGGTCAGGAGCTGCACCTGGCGGTGCGCGCGTATGACGACGGCATCGCGTACCGCTACCGCGTCCCCGGCAGCGGCGCTCTGCTCATCTACAGCGAGGGCAGCTCATTCAACCTGCCGGACACGGCGACAGGCTACGCGCAGACCTACGTGTCGAATTACGAAGGCTTCTACCCGGCACGCGGCAACTTCAGCAGCGGCAGCTTCGGCATGCCGGTGCTGGCATCGGTGGGCAGCCGGTGGCTCCTGCTGGCCGAGAGCGACATCGGGGGGAGCTACCACACGGCCCAGCTGACGGGAGGCAGTGGAAATCACCTGCGGTTGGCCTGGCCCACCGCGACGAGCGTGAGCACGTCGCGGCAGTTCAACAGCCCCTGGAGGCTCGCGATCATTGGGTCGCTCGCCAACATCGTCGAGTCGAGCCTGGTCGAGAACCTGAGCACCCCGTCTCAACTCGCCGACACCTCCTGGATCCGGCCAGGCCGTTCGGGTTGGTCCTGGCGGGCGGGCGGGAATCAAGCGGACGACAACACGCACGCCGCGTTCGTCGATTCCGCCTCCGCGATGGGCTGGGAATATTACCTGGTGGACGACGGCTGGCAGGCGAGCTGGGTGCCATCGCTCGTGAGCTACGCGACCTCGAAGAACGTCGGCATCTGGCTCTGGGTGAACGACGAAGACGTGAAATCCGAAACGCAGATGCGCACGCTGTTCAGCCGCTGGGCGGGCTGGGGCGTGCGCGGCGTCAAGGTCGACTTCTTCGACGGCGACACGCAGGTCACGATGCAACTTTACGAGAAGCTCGCCCAGGTCGCGGCGGAGAACCGGCTGCTCGTCAATTTCCACGGATGCACCAAGCCGAATGGCCTCGGCCGCAAGTGGCCCAACGTCCTCACCCAGGAAGCCGTCTTCGGCGCGGAGCAAGGAGAACTGTCCGCGGCGCACCATCTCTCGTTGCTCTTCACCCGCGGCGCCATCGGCCCCATGGACTACACGCCCGGCGCCTACTCGAACTCAGGCGGACAGACCACCTGGGCGCATCAGACCGCGCTGCCCGTCCTGTTCGCGTCCTACATTCAGCATTACTCCGACCACGGGGCGATGTACCGCAACAGCATTGCCCGGGAGTTCCTGCGCGCGCTTCCGCCGGCCTGGGACGACACACGCCTGCTGGAGGGAAACCCGAGCCAGTACGCCACGCTCGCGCGCCGGCGGGGAAATGACTGGTATGTCGGCACGATCGCCAGCGGTACGGCGAGGACGGCGGTGATTCCCTTGTCGTTCCTGACCGCTGGTACGAACTACACCGCGCACGTTTACATGGATGGGACTTCGGACAACGACATCGCGTACCAGGTGCAGCAGGTGGCGAGCACCAGCGTTCTCAACATCCCCGTGCGGGCGAACGGCGGGGCGGCGATCCGTATCACGGCGCAGAACGTGCCGGTGGTTCCGAGCGCCATCTACAAGATCATCAACCGCCAGAGCGGCAAGGCACTCGCCGTTCAGAACGCATCGAGGTCCGACACGGCGGAGGTCATTCAGTGGGCTTACGTCGACAGCACCACCAACGACGAATGGCGCCTGGTCGACTCCGGCGGCGGCTATTACGATCTGGTCAATCGGAACAGCGGCAGGACACTGGACGTCAGCGGTGCCTCGACCGCGGCGGGAGCCCACCTCATCCAGTACACGAGCCGGGGCAGCGCCAATCAGCAGTGGCAATTCGTCGAGGCGGGCGGCGGTTACGTCGGCATCGTGAGCCGGAGCAGCGGAATGGCCGTCGACGTCGAAGGCGCCTCCATGGCCGATGGCGCAAACGTCATTCAATGGCCCTGGAGCGGCGGCGCCAACCAGCAGTGGCAGTTGGTGCAGGTCGGCAGCGTTCCCTAA
- a CDS encoding short chain dehydrogenase: MRILVIGATGTIGKAVVQALQGRHEVLEASRSHGTHPVDITSRDSLLGLFRSTGPIDALISATGSAAFKPLPQLGDEDFQFSLGNKLMGQVNTARLGLEFVRDGGSITLTGGVLAHEPMPGTAAIALVNSALEGFARAAALDLPRGVRINVVSPPWVNETLEALGMKGVPGLPAAQVARAYVESVEGQRSGQVLDARTFA; encoded by the coding sequence ATGCGAATCTTGGTGATTGGCGCGACGGGAACCATCGGGAAGGCCGTCGTGCAGGCCCTCCAAGGGCGCCACGAGGTGCTGGAGGCGTCCCGCAGCCATGGCACCCATCCGGTGGACATCACGTCGAGGGACTCGCTGCTCGGGCTCTTCCGGTCCACGGGGCCCATCGATGCGCTCATCTCCGCGACGGGTTCCGCCGCCTTCAAGCCCCTCCCGCAACTGGGGGACGAGGACTTCCAGTTCAGCCTGGGCAACAAGCTGATGGGCCAGGTCAACACCGCGCGGCTCGGGCTCGAGTTTGTGCGCGATGGGGGTTCCATCACCCTGACCGGCGGCGTGCTCGCGCACGAGCCCATGCCGGGCACTGCCGCCATCGCGCTGGTCAATTCAGCGCTCGAAGGCTTCGCGCGCGCGGCGGCGCTGGACCTGCCGCGCGGGGTTCGCATCAACGTCGTCAGCCCTCCCTGGGTCAACGAGACGTTGGAGGCGCTCGGGATGAAGGGCGTGCCGGGACTGCCCGCCGCTCAAGTGGCGCGCGCCTACGTGGAGAGTGTGGAGGGCCAGCGCTCCGGGCAGGTGCTCGACGCCCGCACGTTTGCCTGA
- a CDS encoding CHAT domain-containing tetratricopeptide repeat protein, whose product MRNAFGCMLAVLICWASMGRASGESMDVRLIEAREAFDEATKLKEAGKYSEARGRAGHALALREAVLGEMHPDVARSLKLIGDLHRLEGNFVRAGPLYQRALTIQEVSLGQSHPDVAASLNSLAVLYTDQGAYGQAEPLLQRALTIQEVSLGQSHPDVATSLNSLASLYFVQGLFDRAEPLYQRALAIREASLGESHPDVAIALGNLARLYSIQGVYRRAEPLYQRALAIQEASLGQTHPEVGASLNSLANLYASQGLYSRAESLYQRALAIREVALGGLHPDVASSLNNLAALYSDQGFYDRAVLLLQRALAIWETSFGQNHPDVADALSNLATLYFVQGLHGRAELLFRRALTIHEASLGKTHPGTAESLHNLATLYLEQGRYRRAEPLYRRALAIQEESLGPSHPDVAESLHNLATLYSEQGLYGRAEPLYRRSLALWESALGSNHPVVAASLNELGRLRLAQHRLSDALPLFSRSFSISERRLRHEALDFSGSSLSSFLFNLRFDEQLLYALLRAYPQDARVQHLALSAVLLLKGRSVSEIASISRTLYHSLSSRDRDTFERLRDLRTQLASLSLAGPGALSLDAYQKRIDSLIAEGDALEADLAKRSASLRALSTLPPPAEITGRVAASLPKDSALVEFIAYDDSPLVSKPGTPFTKRTRQIRYLALVLFPDASSHAVDLGPALPIDQAVSRLRDALAEKDVSFQSPAHALYQRVFQPLLPLLGSTRRLFLSPDGQLSLIPFSALHDGKGFLLDAFDFTYLTSGRELLPRALDGSHSSSIVVLADPDFTSALPATPSGSLPSSTSSPSSDSLERFFSAPRSELPRGAWVPLPGTRLEAQAIQHLLPQAQLFLGSEATKERLLHLPTPGILHLATHGFFLGNAAPAPASRGLAIVDSLGGAPPPQQEPLLNSGLVLAGALTSALGSTPSSEATLVTALELAGLNLWGTQLVVLSACDTGRGEVHLGQGVYGLRRALVAAGAETVLVSLWKVNDNSTHLLMDLYYRNLLAGQGRASALRGAMLSLRATHPHPHAWAPFIALGSDTPLRAITPAALQTPQPEILP is encoded by the coding sequence ATGCGCAACGCCTTCGGTTGCATGTTGGCAGTCTTGATTTGCTGGGCATCCATGGGACGAGCCAGTGGAGAGTCCATGGATGTACGGCTGATCGAGGCTCGTGAGGCCTTCGATGAGGCGACGAAACTCAAGGAGGCGGGGAAATATTCGGAGGCTCGTGGACGGGCTGGGCATGCACTCGCACTGCGGGAAGCTGTCCTCGGGGAGATGCATCCGGACGTTGCCCGAAGCCTGAAATTGATAGGAGATCTCCACCGGCTAGAGGGAAACTTTGTCCGGGCTGGGCCTCTCTACCAGCGTGCACTCACTATTCAGGAGGTCTCCCTCGGCCAGAGTCACCCCGACGTCGCCGCCTCACTCAACAGCCTCGCTGTTCTCTACACAGACCAGGGGGCGTATGGCCAAGCCGAACCTCTGCTCCAGCGTGCACTCACTATTCAGGAGGTCTCCCTCGGTCAGAGCCATCCCGACGTCGCCACCTCACTCAACAGCCTTGCCTCTCTCTACTTTGTCCAGGGGTTGTTCGACCGGGCCGAGCCTCTCTACCAGCGTGCGCTCGCTATACGAGAGGCTTCCCTCGGAGAAAGTCATCCCGACGTTGCTATCGCTCTCGGCAACCTCGCCCGTCTCTACTCAATCCAAGGGGTGTATCGCCGGGCCGAGCCTCTCTACCAGCGTGCGCTCGCCATCCAAGAAGCCTCCCTCGGCCAGACTCATCCCGAGGTTGGTGCTTCGCTCAACAGTCTCGCCAATCTCTACGCTTCCCAAGGGTTGTATAGCCGTGCAGAGTCTCTCTACCAGCGTGCGCTCGCCATCCGGGAGGTTGCCCTCGGAGGGCTGCATCCCGACGTTGCCTCCTCGCTCAACAACCTCGCGGCTCTATATTCAGATCAAGGTTTTTATGACCGTGCCGTACTCTTGCTGCAACGTGCGCTGGCTATCTGGGAGACCTCTTTCGGTCAAAACCACCCTGACGTCGCCGACGCGCTGAGCAACCTCGCCACTCTCTATTTTGTACAGGGATTGCATGGCCGAGCCGAACTCCTCTTCCGGCGTGCGCTGACCATCCATGAAGCTTCTCTCGGCAAGACGCACCCTGGCACTGCTGAATCGCTCCACAATCTCGCCACGCTTTATTTAGAGCAGGGGAGGTATCGCCGAGCCGAGCCACTTTACCGTCGTGCGCTGGCCATTCAGGAGGAATCTCTTGGCCCGAGTCATCCCGACGTTGCTGAATCGCTCCACAACCTCGCCACGCTCTACTCAGAACAGGGGTTGTATGGCCGGGCGGAGCCTCTTTACCGTCGCTCACTTGCTCTTTGGGAGTCAGCTCTCGGCAGCAATCACCCTGTCGTTGCTGCGTCGCTCAACGAACTCGGCAGGCTTCGTCTGGCCCAGCATCGCCTCTCTGACGCACTGCCTCTGTTCTCGCGCTCCTTTTCCATTTCCGAGCGACGTCTTCGTCACGAGGCGCTCGATTTTTCCGGGTCCAGCCTCTCCAGCTTTCTCTTCAATCTACGCTTTGATGAGCAGTTGCTCTATGCACTGCTGCGCGCCTACCCACAGGATGCGCGCGTGCAACATCTGGCGCTCAGTGCGGTGCTCTTGCTCAAGGGCCGCTCCGTTTCGGAGATTGCCAGTATCTCCCGAACCCTGTACCACAGCTTGAGTTCCAGGGACCGCGACACCTTCGAGCGCCTCCGGGATCTGCGCACCCAATTGGCGTCCCTTTCCCTGGCGGGCCCAGGTGCCCTCTCTCTCGACGCCTATCAGAAGCGAATCGATTCCCTCATTGCGGAGGGGGACGCACTTGAAGCGGATCTGGCCAAACGCTCCGCTTCGCTTCGTGCCCTCTCTACCCTTCCCCCTCCCGCAGAGATTACCGGTCGCGTCGCTGCGTCCCTTCCCAAGGACAGCGCTCTGGTCGAATTCATCGCCTACGACGACAGTCCTCTCGTGTCCAAGCCTGGGACGCCATTTACGAAGAGGACCCGCCAGATTCGCTACCTGGCACTGGTGCTCTTTCCCGATGCTTCCTCCCACGCTGTGGATTTGGGCCCCGCTTTACCCATTGACCAAGCCGTCTCTCGCCTGCGCGATGCCCTGGCTGAGAAAGACGTCTCCTTCCAATCCCCCGCACATGCGCTCTACCAACGTGTCTTCCAGCCCCTGCTGCCCCTGTTGGGCTCCACCCGCCGTCTCTTCCTGTCTCCCGATGGCCAATTGAGCCTCATCCCTTTCTCCGCGCTTCACGATGGCAAGGGCTTCCTTCTGGACGCCTTCGATTTCACCTACCTCACCTCTGGCCGGGAATTGCTGCCTCGTGCTCTGGACGGATCCCACTCCTCCTCCATTGTCGTCCTCGCGGATCCTGACTTCACCTCTGCTCTTCCCGCCACGCCTTCCGGTTCCCTCCCTTCCTCCACTTCCTCACCGTCCTCTGACTCGCTGGAGCGCTTTTTTTCCGCTCCGCGTTCGGAACTGCCCCGGGGCGCCTGGGTGCCCCTGCCAGGGACGCGTCTGGAGGCCCAAGCCATTCAGCACCTGCTGCCTCAGGCTCAGTTGTTCCTGGGCTCTGAAGCCACCAAGGAACGGCTGCTGCACCTGCCTACCCCGGGCATTCTCCATCTGGCGACCCATGGATTTTTCCTGGGCAACGCCGCTCCCGCTCCCGCCTCTCGCGGGTTGGCCATCGTCGATTCCCTGGGCGGTGCCCCTCCACCCCAGCAGGAGCCTCTTCTTAATTCCGGCCTTGTCTTGGCAGGTGCCCTCACTTCGGCCCTGGGTTCCACTCCTTCGTCCGAGGCCACGCTGGTCACCGCGTTGGAGTTGGCAGGGCTCAATCTCTGGGGCACACAGCTCGTCGTCTTATCTGCCTGTGACACCGGACGAGGCGAGGTTCACCTGGGCCAGGGCGTCTACGGCCTGCGGCGTGCCTTGGTGGCCGCTGGCGCTGAAACCGTCCTGGTCAGCCTCTGGAAAGTGAATGACAACTCCACGCACCTGCTCATGGACCTTTATTACCGCAACCTTCTGGCAGGGCAGGGCCGAGCCTCCGCGCTGCGAGGGGCCATGCTCTCGCTGCGTGCAACCCACCCCCATCCGCATGCCTGGGCTCCCTTCATCGCCCTGGGCAGCGATACCCCCCTGCGTGCCATTACGCCCGCAGCCCTTCAGACGCCCCAACCAGAGATCTTGCCCTGA
- a CDS encoding CARDB domain-containing protein, whose product MNLAAGKFATSSGYVQSYQPSNVTDGNAGTYWESNNNAFPQWIQVDLGSAATVEDVVLRLPAGWETRSQTLSVQSSTDGSSFTTLKASASYTFNPSTGNAVTIDFPDTSARYVRITFTANTGWSAGQLSELEVRGTAGSTPPTDPPPNPPTGSNLAIGKPIVGSSTEWQFVATNANDDKTDTYWEGAGGQYPSNLTVSLGTSIDLTGVVIKLPPSSAWGPRTQTFEIQGRSQANGAWTTLKASAPYAFNPSSGNSVTVAFTGTAADVRAVFTGNTGSGNGQVAEFQIYGTASPNPDLTVTGVTATPSAPIETENITLTATVKNVGNRAAAATAVDLTLDGTEAATASVPTLAAGASATVSASIGKKAAGSYTIGAVVDPDRTVVEQNEANNTFSNPSKLTVSEAPGPDLQVLSITPNPANPAVGSQVKFSVAVKNRGTTGVSASTVTRVVVAGSTLDTTTPAIAAGATVTVTTSGSWTATSGGANITATADATGVVAETNETNNSASQSIVVGRGAAVPWVSYEAEAGRFQGTLLETDALRTFGHTNFATESSGRKSVRLNSTGQYVEFTSTSPANSIVVRNSIPDAPSGGGQSATISLYANGTFVQKLTLSSQHSWLYGNTDGPEALTNTPQTDARRLFDESHALLAQSYPAGTVFRLQRDATDTASFYIIDLVDLEQVAPPLSKPAECTSITNYGAVPNDGIDDTDAIQRAVTDDQNGVISCVWIPAGQWRQEKKILTDDPLNRGMYNQVGIRNVTVRGAGMWHSQLYSTIEPHKQTASINHPHEGNFGFDIDDNVQISDIAIFGSGRIRGGDGNAEGGVGLNGRFGKNTKITNVWIEHANVAVWVGRDYDNIPDLWGPADGLQFSGMRIRNTYADGINFSNGTRNSRVFNSSFRTTGDDSLAVWANPYVKDRSVDIAHDNQFVNNTIQLVWRANGIAIYGGYNNSIENNLIYDTMNYPGIMLATDHDPLPFSGTTLIANNALYRTGGAFWNEDQEFGAITLFPSTKDITGVTIRDTDIYDSTYDGIQFKNGGGNMPNVAITNVRISNSINGAGILAMSGARGNTTLTNVTITGSADGNIVKQPGSQFVITGQ is encoded by the coding sequence GTGAACCTGGCGGCGGGCAAGTTCGCCACGTCATCGGGTTACGTGCAGAGCTATCAGCCCTCCAATGTGACGGATGGCAACGCGGGCACTTACTGGGAGAGCAACAACAACGCCTTCCCGCAGTGGATCCAGGTCGACCTGGGCTCGGCTGCGACCGTCGAGGACGTCGTCCTGCGGCTGCCGGCTGGCTGGGAAACCCGTAGCCAGACCCTGTCGGTCCAGTCCTCGACCGACGGCTCCTCGTTCACCACCCTCAAGGCGAGCGCGTCCTACACGTTCAATCCCTCCACGGGCAACGCCGTGACGATTGACTTCCCGGACACGTCCGCGCGCTACGTGCGCATCACCTTCACCGCCAACACCGGCTGGAGCGCCGGCCAGCTCTCCGAGCTTGAAGTCCGCGGCACCGCGGGCTCCACGCCCCCGACCGATCCGCCGCCGAACCCGCCCACTGGCAGCAACCTCGCGATTGGCAAGCCCATCGTGGGCTCCTCGACCGAGTGGCAGTTCGTGGCCACCAACGCCAACGACGACAAGACCGACACCTACTGGGAGGGCGCCGGTGGCCAGTACCCGAGCAACCTGACGGTCTCGCTCGGCACGAGCATCGACCTGACGGGCGTCGTCATCAAGCTGCCCCCGTCCTCCGCCTGGGGGCCTCGCACCCAGACCTTCGAGATCCAGGGCCGCAGCCAGGCCAACGGGGCGTGGACCACGCTCAAGGCCTCCGCGCCGTACGCGTTCAACCCCTCGAGCGGCAACTCGGTCACCGTGGCGTTCACCGGAACGGCCGCCGACGTCCGGGCCGTCTTCACCGGCAACACCGGGTCCGGCAACGGCCAGGTCGCCGAGTTCCAGATCTACGGCACCGCCTCCCCCAACCCGGATCTCACGGTCACCGGGGTCACCGCGACGCCGAGCGCTCCCATTGAAACCGAAAACATCACGCTGACGGCCACGGTGAAGAACGTCGGCAACCGGGCGGCGGCGGCGACGGCCGTTGACCTCACCCTCGACGGCACCGAGGCTGCCACGGCCTCCGTCCCCACCCTCGCGGCCGGTGCGTCCGCGACCGTGTCGGCATCGATCGGAAAGAAGGCCGCTGGGTCCTACACGATTGGCGCCGTCGTCGATCCGGACCGGACCGTCGTCGAGCAGAACGAGGCCAACAACACCTTCAGCAACCCGTCCAAGCTCACGGTGTCGGAGGCCCCCGGGCCCGACCTGCAGGTGCTGAGCATCACCCCGAACCCGGCCAACCCGGCCGTCGGTTCACAGGTCAAGTTCAGCGTGGCGGTGAAGAACCGCGGCACCACGGGGGTGAGCGCGTCCACGGTCACCCGCGTCGTGGTGGCCGGCAGCACGCTCGACACCACCACCCCGGCCATCGCCGCCGGCGCGACCGTCACCGTGACCACCAGCGGCAGCTGGACCGCCACGAGCGGGGGCGCCAACATCACGGCCACGGCCGATGCAACGGGCGTTGTCGCCGAGACCAATGAGACCAACAACTCGGCCTCGCAGTCGATCGTCGTCGGGCGCGGGGCGGCCGTTCCCTGGGTCTCCTACGAGGCCGAGGCGGGCCGCTTCCAGGGCACCCTGCTGGAGACGGACGCGCTGCGCACCTTCGGACACACCAACTTCGCCACCGAGTCCTCGGGCCGCAAGTCCGTGCGCCTGAACAGCACCGGCCAGTACGTCGAGTTCACCTCGACCAGCCCGGCGAACTCCATCGTGGTGCGCAACTCCATCCCCGACGCGCCGAGCGGCGGCGGCCAGTCGGCCACGATCAGCCTGTACGCCAACGGCACCTTCGTGCAGAAGCTGACGCTCTCCTCGCAACACAGCTGGCTGTACGGGAACACCGACGGCCCGGAGGCGCTGACCAACACGCCCCAGACCGACGCCCGGCGGCTGTTCGACGAGTCACACGCGCTGCTCGCGCAGTCCTACCCGGCGGGCACCGTGTTCCGCCTGCAGCGGGACGCGACGGACACGGCATCGTTCTACATCATCGACCTGGTCGATCTCGAGCAGGTGGCGCCGCCTCTGAGCAAGCCCGCCGAGTGCACCTCGATCACCAACTACGGCGCGGTGCCGAACGACGGCATCGACGACACGGACGCCATCCAGCGCGCGGTGACGGACGACCAGAACGGCGTCATCAGCTGCGTGTGGATCCCCGCGGGCCAGTGGCGTCAGGAGAAGAAGATCCTCACCGACGACCCGCTCAACCGCGGCATGTACAACCAGGTGGGCATCCGGAACGTCACGGTCCGCGGCGCGGGCATGTGGCACTCCCAGCTCTACTCCACGATCGAGCCGCACAAGCAGACGGCCAGCATCAACCACCCCCACGAGGGCAACTTCGGCTTCGACATCGACGACAACGTCCAGATCTCCGACATCGCGATCTTCGGCTCCGGCCGGATCCGCGGCGGTGACGGCAACGCCGAGGGCGGCGTCGGCCTGAACGGCCGGTTCGGCAAGAACACGAAGATCACCAACGTGTGGATCGAGCACGCCAACGTGGCGGTCTGGGTGGGCCGTGACTACGACAACATCCCCGACCTGTGGGGCCCGGCCGACGGCCTGCAGTTCAGTGGCATGCGCATCCGCAACACCTACGCGGACGGCATCAACTTCAGCAACGGCACGCGCAACTCGCGGGTGTTCAACTCGTCGTTCCGCACCACCGGTGACGACTCCCTGGCGGTCTGGGCCAACCCCTACGTCAAGGACCGCTCGGTGGACATCGCCCACGACAACCAGTTCGTCAACAACACGATCCAGCTGGTCTGGCGCGCGAACGGCATCGCCATCTACGGCGGCTACAACAACTCGATCGAGAACAACCTGATCTACGACACGATGAACTACCCCGGCATCATGCTGGCCACCGATCACGACCCCCTGCCCTTCTCGGGGACGACGCTCATCGCCAACAACGCGCTCTACCGGACCGGTGGCGCGTTCTGGAACGAGGACCAGGAGTTCGGGGCCATCACGCTGTTCCCGTCGACGAAGGACATCACCGGCGTCACCATCCGGGACACCGACATCTACGACTCGACCTACGACGGCATCCAGTTCAAGAACGGTGGCGGCAACATGCCGAACGTGGCCATCACCAACGTGCGGATCAGCAACTCGATCAACGGTGCCGGCATCCTGGCCATGAGCGGCGCCCGCGGCAACACGACGCTGACGAACGTCACCATCACCGGCTCGGCCGACGGCAACATCGTCAAGCAGCCGGGCTCGCAGTTCGTCATCACCGGCCAGTAG
- a CDS encoding MFS transporter yields MTSSRPRPALLVLAYLAFVSLGLPDAVLGLAWPSLRDTFALPQVGMGAILAAGAGAYLVSGLFAGRLMQALNVGLLLAGSTALVALGLAGYATVPLFALFLFAACFVGFGSGGIDAALNTYAAQHFGPRHMTWLHAAYSIGATLGPVLMTALLARGAGWRSGYAVIGAVLATLAVTFAVMRKQWDGGPAQPGEAPTASVAPSATAWEALRRPRVKLQSLIFFVYTGVEVTGGQWSYTVLTEGRGLGTAEAGTWTSLYWGSLFVGRVLSGFIVERLGPVRMLRLSTGLAVVGALLFAIPAVPPPVGLGLLGFALAPIFPALMSETPRRVGSDVAAHAVGFQVSAGTLGVAVLPSAAGFVAERFGVAIVATQLFVYAAVLAVLHGVLTVSADRPLAPGQESRA; encoded by the coding sequence ATGACTTCTTCTCGTCCTCGTCCCGCCCTGCTCGTGCTCGCGTATCTGGCGTTCGTGAGCCTCGGCCTGCCGGACGCGGTGTTGGGCCTCGCCTGGCCTTCGCTGCGTGACACGTTTGCCTTGCCCCAGGTGGGCATGGGCGCGATCCTCGCCGCGGGCGCGGGGGCGTACCTCGTCTCGGGCCTGTTCGCCGGGCGGCTCATGCAAGCCCTCAATGTCGGGCTGCTGCTGGCGGGCAGCACCGCCCTCGTCGCGCTTGGCCTGGCCGGCTACGCGACCGTGCCGCTCTTTGCCCTGTTTCTGTTCGCGGCTTGCTTTGTCGGCTTTGGCTCGGGGGGCATCGACGCCGCGCTCAACACCTATGCCGCCCAGCACTTCGGCCCACGCCACATGACGTGGCTGCACGCGGCCTACAGCATCGGGGCCACCTTGGGGCCGGTGCTCATGACCGCGCTGCTCGCGCGGGGGGCGGGGTGGCGCTCCGGGTATGCGGTCATCGGCGCGGTGCTCGCCACGCTCGCGGTGACCTTCGCCGTGATGCGCAAGCAGTGGGATGGGGGGCCCGCGCAGCCCGGCGAGGCGCCCACCGCCAGCGTGGCGCCGTCCGCCACCGCCTGGGAGGCCCTGCGCCGGCCGCGGGTGAAACTGCAAAGCCTCATCTTCTTCGTCTACACGGGGGTGGAGGTGACCGGGGGCCAGTGGAGCTACACGGTGCTCACCGAGGGGCGGGGGCTGGGCACGGCCGAAGCCGGCACCTGGACCAGCCTCTACTGGGGCAGCCTGTTCGTGGGACGGGTGCTGTCTGGGTTCATCGTGGAGCGGCTCGGACCGGTGCGGATGCTGCGGCTGAGCACCGGGCTGGCCGTGGTGGGCGCGCTCCTCTTCGCCATCCCCGCCGTGCCGCCACCCGTGGGGCTGGGGCTGCTGGGCTTCGCGCTCGCGCCCATCTTCCCAGCGCTCATGTCCGAGACGCCCCGGCGGGTGGGCTCGGACGTGGCCGCGCACGCGGTGGGCTTCCAGGTGAGCGCGGGCACGCTGGGCGTGGCCGTCTTGCCGAGTGCCGCGGGCTTCGTGGCCGAGCGGTTCGGCGTCGCGATCGTGGCCACTCAGCTCTTCGTCTACGCGGCGGTGCTCGCGGTGCTCCACGGGGTGCTCACCGTGTCGGCGGATCGCCCGCTCGCCCCCGGGCAGGAATCCCGAGCCTGA
- a CDS encoding VOC family protein gives METNTIYRGRLIDHVQLVVRDVGASKRFYTAIFEALGIPLGGEGEGFFWADELFISSQTSPAARGVLTGPTHLAFQAKDRPSVDRFHAAALAAGGKDHGAPGVRPYHPGYYAAFALDPDGNNIEAVHHGPAERSAESIVVRF, from the coding sequence ATGGAGACGAACACGATCTACCGGGGACGGCTCATCGACCACGTGCAACTGGTGGTGCGGGACGTGGGGGCCAGCAAGCGCTTCTACACCGCGATCTTCGAGGCGCTGGGAATTCCTCTGGGTGGAGAGGGGGAGGGCTTCTTCTGGGCCGATGAGCTGTTCATCTCGAGCCAGACGTCCCCGGCCGCGCGCGGGGTTCTCACCGGCCCCACCCACCTGGCCTTCCAGGCGAAGGATCGGCCTTCGGTCGACCGCTTTCACGCGGCGGCCCTGGCCGCGGGTGGAAAGGACCATGGCGCCCCCGGCGTGCGCCCCTACCACCCCGGTTACTACGCTGCCTTCGCCCTGGACCCTGACGGCAACAACATCGAGGCGGTGCACCACGGCCCCGCCGAGCGATCAGCGGAGTCGATCGTCGTCCGCTTCTAG